A region of Ictidomys tridecemlineatus isolate mIctTri1 chromosome 4, mIctTri1.hap1, whole genome shotgun sequence DNA encodes the following proteins:
- the C4H11orf65 gene encoding protein MFI isoform X1, with product MPGKKEIETIRKERAAEVIQRAWKKFLNVAVFQHFKSLINLRRQGEPHQIVKYINPKEAELLDAAAGIHVRFRLGGIKFPPDIYYKIFTHRHIEDLCANSPRDYTNLPANHTSHNKNDHLQEEDHSGWYRRIENNGWRPVSDRFWISDEKEVMEGKKKSEFHFSKLKRRQDLEKKRKIRKIEWMRHMYYTGSLMARATHYGTVSLIQTATKGLMKSIEDGGIDSVMEWEVDEVLKWTNTLNFDEYIANWKEIATSNSSVNYKGFRFEQEQKDTRNAEDRLEVHMETPYDYFYGNIYENPNFTRVTPDSTYEM from the exons ATgcctgggaaaaaagaaatagaaactataAGGAAAGAAAGGGCTGCAGAAGTCATTCAGAGGGCCTGGAAAAAGTTTCTT AATGTTGCTGTATTTCAACACTTTAAAAGTCTGATTAATTTAAGAAGACAAGGAGAACCGCATCAGATAGTAAAATATATTAATCCTAAAGAG GCAGAACTTCTAGATGCTGCTGCTGGCATTCATGTACGATTCAGATTAGGTGGA ATTAAATTTCCACCTgatatatactataaaatttttaCTCACAGACATATTGAAGATTTGTGTGCTAACAGCCCTAGAGATTACACAAATCTTCCAGCAAACCATACATcacataataaaaatgatcatctTCAAGAAGAGGATCATAGTGGCTGGTATCGTCGTATAGAAAACAATGGCTGGAGGCCTGTTTCTGATAGa TTTTGGATATCAGATGAAAAAGAAGTGATGGAAGGCAAAAAGAAAAGCGAGTTTCACTTTTCTAAACTGAAGAGAAGGCaagatttggaaaagaaaagaaaaattcgaAAAATAGAATGGATGAGGCATAT GTACTACACAGGGAGCCTCATGGCTAGGGCTACTCATTATGGCACTGTAAGCTTAATTCAAACAGCAACAAAAGGTCTAATGAAAAGTATTGAAGATGGGGGGATAGATTCTGTGATGGAATGGGAAGTAGATGAAGTACTGAAGTGGACCAATACACTCAACTTTGATGA GTATATTGCAAACTGGAAGGAAATTGCAACAAGCAACTCTTCAGTTAACTATAAAG GTTTCAGGTTTGAGCAAGAACAGAAAGATACACGCAACGCTGAAGATAGATTGGAGGTGCACATGGAAACAccatatgattatttttatggCAATATTTATGAAAACCCAAATTTTACTAGAGTAACACCTGATTCCACTTATGAAATGTAA
- the C4H11orf65 gene encoding protein MFI isoform X2, producing MPGKKEIETIRKERAAEVIQRAWKKFLAELLDAAAGIHVRFRLGGIKFPPDIYYKIFTHRHIEDLCANSPRDYTNLPANHTSHNKNDHLQEEDHSGWYRRIENNGWRPVSDRFWISDEKEVMEGKKKSEFHFSKLKRRQDLEKKRKIRKIEWMRHMYYTGSLMARATHYGTVSLIQTATKGLMKSIEDGGIDSVMEWEVDEVLKWTNTLNFDEYIANWKEIATSNSSVNYKGFRFEQEQKDTRNAEDRLEVHMETPYDYFYGNIYENPNFTRVTPDSTYEM from the exons ATgcctgggaaaaaagaaatagaaactataAGGAAAGAAAGGGCTGCAGAAGTCATTCAGAGGGCCTGGAAAAAGTTTCTT GCAGAACTTCTAGATGCTGCTGCTGGCATTCATGTACGATTCAGATTAGGTGGA ATTAAATTTCCACCTgatatatactataaaatttttaCTCACAGACATATTGAAGATTTGTGTGCTAACAGCCCTAGAGATTACACAAATCTTCCAGCAAACCATACATcacataataaaaatgatcatctTCAAGAAGAGGATCATAGTGGCTGGTATCGTCGTATAGAAAACAATGGCTGGAGGCCTGTTTCTGATAGa TTTTGGATATCAGATGAAAAAGAAGTGATGGAAGGCAAAAAGAAAAGCGAGTTTCACTTTTCTAAACTGAAGAGAAGGCaagatttggaaaagaaaagaaaaattcgaAAAATAGAATGGATGAGGCATAT GTACTACACAGGGAGCCTCATGGCTAGGGCTACTCATTATGGCACTGTAAGCTTAATTCAAACAGCAACAAAAGGTCTAATGAAAAGTATTGAAGATGGGGGGATAGATTCTGTGATGGAATGGGAAGTAGATGAAGTACTGAAGTGGACCAATACACTCAACTTTGATGA GTATATTGCAAACTGGAAGGAAATTGCAACAAGCAACTCTTCAGTTAACTATAAAG GTTTCAGGTTTGAGCAAGAACAGAAAGATACACGCAACGCTGAAGATAGATTGGAGGTGCACATGGAAACAccatatgattatttttatggCAATATTTATGAAAACCCAAATTTTACTAGAGTAACACCTGATTCCACTTATGAAATGTAA